A window from Drosophila nasuta strain 15112-1781.00 chromosome 3, ASM2355853v1, whole genome shotgun sequence encodes these proteins:
- the LOC132789722 gene encoding LOW QUALITY PROTEIN: dynein intermediate chain 2, ciliary (The sequence of the model RefSeq protein was modified relative to this genomic sequence to represent the inferred CDS: inserted 2 bases in 1 codon; deleted 1 base in 1 codon), translating into MQAAPKTKEGKHKKTRSSKLKNEGGGGGDADDFDAWMKSRQLIKPDDQLDLTDAELGEEVTKVLTPTNTNVIRNLVVFSFKEGEFVPAPLPGNTVTLISFPGNSLHVDSEEARLQIEESDEIGYPLPMPNYSVVEQRESILDGEEEGEGEGEGEDDEKSEAGGKQGAAEEEEAEEEEDEEGKQTEGDQGATETEPGGDDEDAPAGGQQAAAAPAKKRKLINQFNYCERATLTYCNPKRSVDTQTIPPPRSQFGGTVLQWIIYDSYQEDFEEQQKDXSGRTSVVRGRSTKKTIKKKTALAEMLNRKYLRCWQILERMINQNIYDDIGNDYRYWEDPADEFREGEGNLLPLWKFQYEKTKKMNVTEIVFNPAYYDLFAVCFGSHDFLKQPNEGYLCLFTVKNPSFPDYIIQTDCGVMCCDIHPSYPFLIVLGLYDGNVCVYDLRDGCKEPMYVSRGVNCKHGECVWQIRWGPDMSDGEINFFSVSSDGCVFQWILMQNKLWVTTIITLYLENEVADGPDGTRVVLKTGGSCMQFHPTDNTVFLVGTECGFIYKCSTLFSSKYLMTYNAHNMSVYRIDFNRFDSNIFVSCSGDWRVKVWEDMRPDPLFIFDLGSAVGDIKWAPYSSTVFAAVTTEGKVHVFDLNVNKYKPICVQAVVPKRKNKLTRIAFNEKLHFIVVGDEKGVTTSLKLSPNLRVMVKPPEKQLYLDQTTLQISKLEKLLSLVRELPEGAVIKDTATTVRS; encoded by the exons ACTAGGTCATCGAAGCTTAAGAATGAAGGAGGCGGCGGAGGCGATGCCGATGATTTTGATGCCTGGATGAAATCGCGTCAATTGATCAAACCCGATGATCAACTGGATCTAACCGATGCGGAGCTAGGCGAGGAAGTCACCAAAGTACTGACACCGACCAATACAAATGTGATTCGCAATTTGGTTGTGTTTAGCTTCAAGGAGGGCGAGTTTGTGCCTGCCCCATTGCCAGGAAATACGGTGACCCTAATTAGCTTTCCGGGTAATTCGCTGCACGTTGATTCCGAGGAAGCGCGTTTGCAGATTGAGGAGTCGGATGAGATCGGTTATCCGCTGCCTATGCCGAATTATTCCGTTGTGGAACAGCGCGAGTCTATACTCGATGGCGAGGAGGAGGGCGAGGGTGAAGGCGAGGGCGAAGACGATGAGAAAAGTGAAGCAGGTGGCAAGCAAGGTGcagctgaagaagaagaagcagaagaagaggaggatgaggagggAAAACAGACCGAGGGTGATCAAGGTGCCACCGAAACCGAACCCGGCGGTGACGATGAGGATGCTCCAGCTGGTGGACAAcaagctgcagcagcacct GCAAAAAAACGCAAGcttatcaatcaatttaattattgcgAACGTGCTACACTAACATATTGCAATCCCAAGCGG AGTGTGGACACGCAAACAATTCCGCCACCGCGATCACAGTTCGGAGGCACTGTGCTGCAATGGATCATCTATGACTCGTATCAGGAGGACTTTGAGGAGCAGCAAAAAGA TAGCGGACGGACGTCTGTCGTCCGAGGACGTTCTACCAAGAAGACCATTAAGAAGAAAACCGCTCTCGCAGAGATGCTCAATCGCAAGTATCTGCGTTGCTGGCAGATTCTGGAGCGGATGATTAATCAGAATATCTACGATGACATTGGCAACGACTATCGCTACTGGGAGGACCCAGCTGATGAGTTTCGCGAAGGCGAGGGGAATCTGTTGCCACTGTGGAAGTTTCAGTACGAGAAGACAAAGAAAATGAATGTAACCGAGATTGTCTTTAATCCGGCCTATTATGATTTGTTCGCTGTGTGCTTCGGCTCGC ACGACTTCCTGAAGCAGCCCAACGAGGGTTATCTCTGTCTATTTACTGTGAAGAATCCTTCCTTTCCCGATTACATTA ttCAAACTGATTGTGGTGTCATGTGCTGCGACATTCACCCGAGCTATCCTTTCCTAATCGTGCTAGGTCTGTATGACGGCAATGTCTGCGTCTATGATCTGCGCGATGGCTGCAAGGAGCCCATGTATGTTTCTCGGGGCGTCAATTGTAAACACGGCGAGTGCGTCTGGCAAATCCGATGGGGACCCGATATGAGCGATGGTGAAATTAACTTCTTTTCGGTTTCATCTGATGGTTGCGTCTTCCAATGGATTCTAATGCAAAATAAGTTGTGGGTTACCACCATAATTACGCTATATCTGGAAAATGAAGTGGCCGATGGTCCGGATGGCACTCGAGTGGTTCTGAAGACTGGCGGCTCCTGTATGCAGTTTCATCCAACGGATAATACGGTGTTTCTGGTTGGCACCGAATGCGGTTTCATTTACAAGTGCAGCACACTGTTTAGCTCCAAGTATCTGATGACCTATAATGCCCACAATATGTCCGTCTATCGCATTGACTTCAATCGCTTCGATTCGAATATTTTTGTCTCCTGTAGTGGAGATTGGCGTGTCAAAGTCTGGGAGGATATGCGTCCCGATCCGCTCTTCATATTCGACTTGGGCTCTGCTGTCGGTGACATTAAATGGGCTCCATATTCCAGCACAGTCTTTGCTGCAGTCACCACAGAGGGCAAAGTGCATGTCTTCGATCTGAATGTGAACAAATATAAGCCCATCTGTGTCCAGGCTGTTGTGCCCAAAAGGAAGAACAAGCTCACACGCATCGCCTTCAATGAGAAACTACACTTCATTGTCGTAGGCGATGAAAA GGGCGTTACCACCTCCCTCAAGCTGTCTCCCAATCTGCGTGTTATGGTGAAGCCCCCGGAAAAGCAGCTCTATCTTGACCAAACCACACTGCAAATCTCTAAGCTCGAAAAGCTGCTCTCCCTCGTACGGGAGCTTCCAGAGGGCGCAGTTATCAAGGACACAGCGACAACGGTTCGCAGCTAG